Proteins co-encoded in one Cynocephalus volans isolate mCynVol1 chromosome 11, mCynVol1.pri, whole genome shotgun sequence genomic window:
- the ACKR4 gene encoding atypical chemokine receptor 4 has product MALEQNQSIDYYYEENETNGTHDYSQYEVICIKEEVRKFASIFLPAFLTIAFIIGLAGNSIVVAIYTYYKKQRTKTDVYILNLAVADLLLLFTLPFWAVNAVHGWVLGKMMCKVTSALYTVNFVSGMQFLACISIDRYSAVTKAPGQSGVGKPGWIICFCVWMAAILLSIPQLVFYTVNGNDRCIPIFPHHLGTSMKALIQMLEICIGFVVPFLIMGVCYFITARTLIKTPNIKKSRPLKVLLTVVIVFIVTQLPYNIVKFCRAIDIIYSLITDCDLSKRMDVAIQITESIALFHSCLNPVLYVFMGASFKNYIMKVAKKYGSWRRQRQNVEEIAFDSESPTEPTSTFSI; this is encoded by the coding sequence ATGGCTTTGGAACAGAACCAGTCAATAGATTACTACTATGAGGAAAATGAAACGAATGGCACTCACGACTACAGTCAGTACGAAGTGATCTGCATAAAAGAAGAAGTCAGAAAATTTGCAAGCAttttcctgcctgccttcctcaCGATAGCTTTCATCATTGGACTTGCAGGAAATTCCATAGTAGTGGCAATTTACACCTATTACAAGAAACAGAGAACCAAAACAGACGTGTACATCCTGAATTTGGCAGTGGCAGATTTACTCCTCCTTTTCACTCTGCCTTTTTGGGCAGTTAACGCAGTTCATGGTTGGGTTTTAGGGAAAATGATGTGCAAAGTAACTTCAGCCTTGTACACAGTAAACTTTGTCTCTGGAATGCAGTTTCTGGCTTGTATCAGCATAGACAGATACTCGGCAGTAACTAAAGCCCCTGGTCAATCAGGAGTGGGAAAACCAGGCTGGATcatctgtttctgtgtctggatGGCTGCCATCCTGCTGAGTATACCCCAGCTGGTTTTTTACACAGTAAATGGCAATGATAGATGCATTCCCATCTTTCCTCACCACCTAGGAACATCAATGAAagcactgattcaaatgctagaGATCTGCATCGGATTTGTAGTGCCCTTCCTTATTATGGGGGTGTGCTACTTTATCACAGCAAGGACACTCATCAAGACACCAAACATTAAGAAATCTCGACCCCTCAAAGTTCTGCTCACAGTGGTTATAGTTTTCATTGTCACTCAGCTGCCTTATAACATTGTCAAGTTCTGCCGAGCCATAGACATCATCTACTCCTTGATCACCGACTGTGACCTGAGCAAACGCATGGATGTTGCCATCCAAATCACAGAGAGCATCGCACTCTTTCACAGCTGCCTCAACCCAGTCCTATATGTTTTTATGGGAGCctcttttaaaaactacattatGAAAGTGGCCAAGAAATATGGGTCCTGGAGAAGACAAAGACAAAATGTGGAGGAGATTGCTTTCGATTCTGAGAGTCCTACAGAGCCAACCAGTACTTTTagcatttaa